The segment CATTCCGTAGAGGTGCACTACGGCACTGTTAGGAGAATCCCAGTACTCAGCCTGGTCTATGGTCACTTTGATTAAGCCGATGTTCGGATCATCTTTTCCTTCGGGGAACCAGGCCTTCATGGCAGGGTTCCAGAGTTCGTTTATCTTTTGCTGATCGCGCAGCACCTGTGCATGGCCAGAAACTGACACATACAGGTTGTTACTTGGCTGGGCGTAACTCAGGTTTACGTGGCTGTCTTGTTTTATCTCATGGGTTTTGCCAGACTGGTACCCGGTAAAGAACCAAATGGTGCCGTCTTCCTCAACGGTCATGTGCCGCATTGGGCGGGAGCGGATGGTACCATCGGGCTCCACGGTGCTGAACATGGCCGTGTCTATGTCTTTGATTTTACTTATAAAGGCTTGCAATTCGCCTTGTTTTTGGCTTTGTTGATTTTCCATAGTAAGATTAGGTCAATTATCGCTTTAAAGAAATACGGGCAGCCGCCTTTAAGGGTTCCTTTTAGGGCAGGCAAGGGTACGCACGTACCTTCATAACCAGAATCCGTACCTATGGTTTAAACATTAACCCTTGAACTACCTTGCCCATTTATTTCTTTCTGGTGACGATGAAGACCTGCGCCTGGGAAACTTCATTGCCGACAGTGTGCGAGGGGCCCAGATTCTGGTCTTTCCGGCAAGGGTGCAGCAGGGTATAAAACTGCACCGCCT is part of the Rufibacter tibetensis genome and harbors:
- a CDS encoding pyridoxamine 5'-phosphate oxidase family protein is translated as MENQQSQKQGELQAFISKIKDIDTAMFSTVEPDGTIRSRPMRHMTVEEDGTIWFFTGYQSGKTHEIKQDSHVNLSYAQPSNNLYVSVSGHAQVLRDQQKINELWNPAMKAWFPEGKDDPNIGLIKVTIDQAEYWDSPNSAVVHLYGMVKAAITGEPAHPGENKKINL